Below is a genomic region from Marinilabiliales bacterium.
TCAGGCACAAGATCTCAGATGAAGAAAAAGCAACGGCAGTCGCCGGTTACAGGGAGGCCTTTGCTAATCCTTACAAGGCTGCAGAACTCGGATATATTGACGAGGTGATCTATCCGCGGGAAACAAGGAAAAAGCTTATCACTGCCATGGAGATATGCCAGAACAAGAGCGAATCAGGTCCGCGCCGGAAGCACGGGAACATCCCATTGTGACAATTACCTGAGTTCGGCAATGTCAGGGTAAAGGAAAGGCATGGTCTCAAGATGGTAGAACAGGTCGTGATCCGGCCACTCTTTTATCCTGTTAAGTGCTGTCTGAACCTCACGGGTTATTTCCCGTGCCAGTGTAGTCCCCCTGTAAGTGCTTGAATTGAAAAATACTGCCCAGGTAAGCCCGTTGTTCTGTCGCATCACAAGGGCAGATGTCCCGGCAAAGGTTCCTGTACGCCACCAGTTGCCCCTCGCGTCTGTTCCTGTCCATCCGATCGTATGACCTCCTGACAACCCTGAGTCTGTCATCAGCTTAATACTCTCGGCCGAAAGGATATCGGGAACACGAGGATTCCCGTCTATTGCAACCACAAGCCTGAGCAGTTCGGCAGGAGATGCTATCCACCCCCCTGCTGCACCCAGTGTTCTTATATCATTGCCACCATATGATTTAGGTACAATAGAGTCTACACTGAAAAATGAGTTAACCCTTATTGCATTATCCTGCTCATAATACCTTACCTCATTTTCAAAACGCTCCTCCTCGAGATTGCCGCCAATACGCATATCCTGTATGCCAAGAGGATAAAGAACAGCCTGCCTGACATATTCCTCATACCCCATTCCCGAGACTTTGGATATAACCTCGCCCAGGATTGCATACCCCAGGTTTGAATAGCTGGTCCGGGTCCCCGGTGTGTAATGCAGCCTTTTGCCCAGGGCGAAGCGGATTATATCCGGCACCTCAACAGGGGGATCAGTACCGAGGCTTCTTGCAACAGTATGCGGCATGAACATATGATCGCCGAAACGCCTGTTCCACCCGGCAGAATGATTTAGCAGTTGCAGGACCGTAATTCTCTCCACACGGTTGTCGGTATAATCGAGGTAGATGGAATCGTTCAGGATACCATCATGCCCGAATACATTATCCTTTAGGGAAAGCATTCCTGATTCGGCCATATACATTATCGCAGTAGCGGTTATTAGCTTCGAAATACTGGCCACCCTGAACATGTGCCTTGGTTCAACAAGTTCATTGGATTCGGTGTTGGCATAGCCAATCCCCCTGGCATATACAAGTCTGCCGTCCTTAGCCACTGCAACTGAAGCCCCTTTCATATCAAACTTTCCGAGCAGAAAAGCAAGGTTGTATTCCACATCCCTGAAGTCATCAAGGTCTGATAACTGATTATTAATACTGTATGAAATAGGCTGTATCTGCTCTGAACGAAGCACCCTGTCGGTAGTACTTCCGCCCGATGAACTCATGGCTACATCCCATAAATAAAAACAGGTAAACAGAATTATCTTTAAAAAGATTCCCCTCGTAAATAATCTTCTCATAAGCAACGACTATACACTAATATAATACAAAGTTAATGAGGCAAAAGCCAAAAAGTCCACATTAATTTAGAATAATTATAAAAAACTTATTAACAATTATCCTTACTTCTTATTATGCATCATAAAAACTTTGTATTTACCGGTTCAGGTTTTTCAGCGATTTAAACTGATATGATCCTGCCGGACTATTTCAGCGATTTAAACTGATATGATTTTGCCGGACTATTTTAAGATGCAAAAGTAGAAAAACCCGGACAGTACTCTAATATTTTGAGGTATTGTTTGATAAACTTACAATAGACTTAAATAAACCAGGGATAATACATGACAAAACAAAACCGCTAACGGTAGTATTCCCGCAGCGGTTGTTTATAGCACATTTATCTGTTTATCAGTTTGCAACCTTTATAGTGCAACCGATTGCACGGGTAAAGTCCGGGTCAGGACTGCGACCCTCAAGGAGAGCGTCAATCGCATTTGCCAGGTACCTCTCTTCTACGGCATTAGCATCCCTGTAGTTGTCGTCGATCGCTCCGATATATGCAACAACAAGATCATTACCCTCCCTGTTCAGCAGAAAAATATGCGGTGTTCTTGTTGCACCGTAAACCGGATAAACCTTCTGGCCATCATCAAAAAGGTATGGAAACGTAAACCCTTTTTCCCTGGCTCTAACCTGCATGAGCTCATAGGAATCACGAGGCTCTGCTGCAGGATCGTTCGGATTTATAGCAATAACCGGGAAGCCTTTCGGACTGTACTTCTTGTCCAGCTCGATCAACCTGTCCTCATAGGCAACCGCATACGGGCAGTGATTGCATGTAAAAACCACCACAAAGCCTTTGGCATCGGGGTAGTCGCTCATGCTTACATAATTTCCGTCAACATTCTTAAGCCTGAAATCGGCAGCCTTGTCTCCTACACTGTAACCCTGTGCAGTGACCATGGCTAATGCCACAATTGAAAACGTAAATAACAACACGATCTTTTTCATAACAACCAGTTTTAGTTTATAAAATAGGAACTAAGCATCTATTATCTTTTTTTCCTGATAATCCTGTTAATTTGTATAGAATTAATTGCTCATGTTCAGTTGAGCTTTGCCTCGATTATATTTTCAAGCTCCTCATATGTAAAAACCTTCTCATAGAAAGATCTGGTCTCCCTGTTGAATATAATAGTTGCAGGTATCGCGCCACTCCAGGTTTCGTCGACCATAGGTATCCACCTGTTGCTCCGCGGATCATCCAGCAGAATAATCTCCGATCTAAGGTTATGCTCTCTAATGAATGGTAACAATCTTGATTCCATGTGCCTTGGATTGTCGAGGCTGACAAGAATGACCTTCACCTTACGGTCAGAATAGACCTCATTGATCTTTTCGAATTCAGGCAGTTCCTTTACACAGGGAACACACCAGGT
It encodes:
- a CDS encoding class A beta-lactamase-related serine hydrolase; the protein is MRRLFTRGIFLKIILFTCFYLWDVAMSSSGGSTTDRVLRSEQIQPISYSINNQLSDLDDFRDVEYNLAFLLGKFDMKGASVAVAKDGRLVYARGIGYANTESNELVEPRHMFRVASISKLITATAIMYMAESGMLSLKDNVFGHDGILNDSIYLDYTDNRVERITVLQLLNHSAGWNRRFGDHMFMPHTVARSLGTDPPVEVPDIIRFALGKRLHYTPGTRTSYSNLGYAILGEVISKVSGMGYEEYVRQAVLYPLGIQDMRIGGNLEEERFENEVRYYEQDNAIRVNSFFSVDSIVPKSYGGNDIRTLGAAGGWIASPAELLRLVVAIDGNPRVPDILSAESIKLMTDSGLSGGHTIGWTGTDARGNWWRTGTFAGTSALVMRQNNGLTWAVFFNSSTYRGTTLAREITREVQTALNRIKEWPDHDLFYHLETMPFLYPDIAELR
- a CDS encoding TlpA family protein disulfide reductase, producing the protein MRKLILLISVNLFISAAIAQVPAMNFDDLKPRLTTRSDSVYVVNFWATWCVPCVKELPEFEKINEVYSDRKVKVILVSLDNPRHMESRLLPFIREHNLRSEIILLDDPRSNRWIPMVDETWSGAIPATIIFNRETRSFYEKVFTYEELENIIEAKLN
- a CDS encoding thioredoxin family protein codes for the protein MKKIVLLFTFSIVALAMVTAQGYSVGDKAADFRLKNVDGNYVSMSDYPDAKGFVVVFTCNHCPYAVAYEDRLIELDKKYSPKGFPVIAINPNDPAAEPRDSYELMQVRAREKGFTFPYLFDDGQKVYPVYGATRTPHIFLLNREGNDLVVAYIGAIDDNYRDANAVEERYLANAIDALLEGRSPDPDFTRAIGCTIKVAN